A genomic stretch from Thermomonospora umbrina includes:
- a CDS encoding AI-2E family transporter has product MNRGGPASVPPGLRSAALVTACLLVIATAVYLVVQVLVDLAPLTLAIVAALLMTALVGPVPHGVRRLGGPAWLGALVGLATLLAAVGLPLALVGNRVVTQWSSLSRQTNEGLGRVRDYLLDGPLPVSERQLDALVHGLSTAARRAAPDPVGTAETASQAVGALLISLLLTFFLLKDGPQMTRWLLDLAPERHRTTVAEAAQAGWRTLVSYIRGTFVIAGVDAAGIGVGLALIGVPLALPLALLTFVAAFVPIVGATVAGAVAVLVALVGNGVTDALLALAVVIGVQQLEGHLLQPLIMGRALRLHPAVILVTVMAGTLLGGVAGAVVAVPIVAIAYRVTRSIQGRDASGSHPTPDVG; this is encoded by the coding sequence GTGAACCGGGGCGGACCGGCGTCCGTGCCGCCGGGGCTGCGCAGCGCCGCGCTGGTCACGGCGTGCCTGCTGGTCATCGCGACCGCCGTCTACCTGGTGGTGCAGGTCCTGGTCGACCTGGCCCCGTTGACGTTGGCGATCGTGGCGGCCCTGCTGATGACCGCGCTGGTCGGGCCGGTGCCGCACGGCGTGCGGCGGCTGGGCGGCCCCGCCTGGCTGGGGGCGCTCGTCGGTCTGGCCACCCTGCTGGCGGCCGTCGGGCTGCCGTTGGCGCTGGTCGGCAACCGGGTGGTGACCCAGTGGTCGAGTCTGTCCCGGCAGACGAACGAGGGGCTGGGCCGGGTCCGGGACTACCTGCTGGACGGGCCGCTGCCGGTCAGCGAACGCCAGTTGGACGCCTTGGTCCACGGCCTGTCCACGGCCGCCAGGAGGGCCGCGCCCGACCCGGTCGGCACGGCGGAGACGGCGAGCCAGGCCGTGGGGGCGCTGCTCATCTCGCTGCTGCTGACGTTCTTCCTGTTGAAGGACGGCCCGCAGATGACCCGGTGGCTGCTCGACCTGGCGCCCGAACGGCACCGGACCACGGTGGCGGAGGCCGCTCAGGCGGGTTGGCGGACGCTCGTCTCCTACATCCGGGGCACGTTCGTGATCGCGGGCGTGGACGCCGCGGGCATCGGCGTGGGGCTGGCGCTCATCGGCGTCCCGTTGGCGCTGCCGTTGGCGCTGCTCACGTTCGTGGCGGCGTTCGTGCCGATCGTGGGGGCCACCGTCGCCGGGGCGGTGGCGGTGCTGGTGGCCCTGGTCGGCAACGGGGTGACCGACGCGCTGCTGGCGCTGGCGGTGGTCATCGGCGTCCAACAGTTGGAGGGCCACCTGCTGCAGCCGCTGATCATGGGCCGGGCGCTGCGGCTGCACCCGGCGGTCATCCTCGTCACGGTGATGGCGGGGACCCTGCTGGGCGGCGTGGCGGGCGCGGTGGTCGCCGTCCCGATCGTCGCCATCGCCTACCGGGTGACCCGCAGCATCCAGGGCCGGGACGCCTCGGGAAGCCACCCCACGCCGGACGTCGGGTGA
- the mnhG gene encoding monovalent cation/H(+) antiporter subunit G codes for MSVGDLITAVLMPVGAGFSALGALGLVRFPDILTRLHAATKPHTIGLLLVLFGAMPQMNRLADVAPLVLVSLFQLVTAPVVGQTVGTIAYRTGAVDRDVLVVDESDRRP; via the coding sequence ATGAGCGTCGGGGACCTGATCACAGCGGTGCTGATGCCCGTGGGGGCGGGGTTCTCGGCGTTGGGCGCGCTGGGGCTGGTGCGGTTCCCCGACATCCTGACCCGGCTGCACGCCGCGACCAAGCCGCACACCATCGGTCTGCTGCTGGTGCTGTTCGGGGCGATGCCGCAGATGAACCGGCTCGCCGACGTGGCGCCGCTGGTGTTGGTGTCGCTGTTCCAACTGGTCACGGCACCGGTCGTGGGGCAGACGGTGGGCACCATCGCCTACCGGACCGGGGCCGTCGACCGGGACGTCCTGGTCGTCGACGAGTCGGACCGGCGGCCGTGA
- a CDS encoding Na+/H+ antiporter subunit E codes for MKSVSVPRLAMAVWLLAVWVGLWGRVDVAGIAGGCVVVYLTYWATRFPVLPLTGGQVHPFALVRATVAFVVDLVVSSVVVGGYALRGSSAVVGGIVTVEFRTRSDVMVILITSSVSLRPGSLVLEIRPPLMYVHALPVHDRAEAERVRQGVRDTEDRLTAAFGPRRTEDRP; via the coding sequence GTGAAGAGCGTGTCCGTGCCCCGGTTGGCGATGGCGGTGTGGCTGCTGGCCGTGTGGGTGGGGCTGTGGGGGCGCGTCGACGTCGCCGGGATCGCGGGCGGCTGCGTCGTGGTCTACCTGACGTACTGGGCGACCCGGTTCCCGGTCCTTCCGCTGACCGGCGGCCAAGTGCATCCGTTCGCGCTGGTCAGGGCGACGGTGGCGTTCGTCGTCGACCTGGTCGTGTCCAGCGTCGTCGTCGGCGGGTACGCGTTGCGCGGGTCGTCGGCGGTCGTCGGCGGGATCGTCACGGTGGAGTTCCGGACCCGGTCGGACGTGATGGTGATCCTGATCACGAGCAGTGTGTCGCTGCGGCCCGGGTCCCTGGTCCTGGAGATCCGCCCGCCGCTGATGTACGTCCACGCGCTGCCCGTGCACGACAGGGCGGAGGCCGAACGCGTCCGGCAGGGCGTCCGCGACACCGAGGACAGGCTGACGGCGGCGTTCGGCCCCCGCCGCACGGAGGACCGACCGTGA
- a CDS encoding Na+/H+ antiporter subunit D: MNVLLPLPFALPLAGAALTLLAWRSPALLRTLSVAIAAGVVASTVAIAVTVSRDGVVSTQAGDWPAPLGITLVADRLTALMLVVSSAVLLAILVYAVGQGVVGQKRAEPSVFYPAYLALSAGVCLAFLAGDLFNLFVGFEVMLVSSYVLITLSPTPARMHAGMTYVVVSLTSSILFLTTVALTYAATGTVNLADLSTRTEDLPPGVRTALALMFLVVFGIKGAVVPLHMWLPDSYPAAITQITAIFAALLTKTAVYALIRTQTLLFPQHETRDLMLVLAAVTMIVGMLGALTQQDIHRILSFTLVGHIGFLVFGLALFSVAGLAGAILYLVHHIVVQATLFLVSDIIQDESGEIRLERLGGLMGVSAFSAALFFVPAMSLSGVPPMSGFVAKLALLQAGFASGRGLAYAVAGVAVLASLLTLVAMSRIWTLAFWRLRPLVSATPPLHPDDVPGPSRQERYSRGLVRGVTVCMIAFGLAVAVLAGPLAEWSGKAATDLLDRGDYRRSVLEGDRP; the protein is encoded by the coding sequence ATGAACGTGCTGCTGCCGCTGCCGTTCGCGCTGCCCCTGGCCGGGGCGGCGCTGACGCTGCTGGCGTGGCGTTCGCCGGCGCTGCTGCGGACGCTCAGCGTCGCGATCGCGGCGGGGGTGGTGGCGTCGACGGTCGCGATCGCGGTGACGGTGTCGCGGGACGGGGTCGTGTCGACGCAGGCGGGGGACTGGCCGGCGCCGCTGGGCATCACGCTGGTCGCCGACCGGCTGACGGCGCTGATGCTGGTGGTGTCCAGCGCGGTGCTGCTGGCGATCCTGGTGTACGCGGTCGGGCAGGGCGTCGTCGGGCAGAAGCGGGCGGAGCCCAGCGTCTTCTACCCCGCGTACCTGGCGTTGTCGGCGGGCGTGTGCCTGGCGTTCCTCGCGGGGGACCTGTTCAACCTGTTCGTGGGCTTCGAGGTCATGCTGGTCTCCAGCTATGTGCTGATCACGTTGTCGCCGACCCCGGCGCGGATGCACGCGGGCATGACGTACGTGGTCGTCAGCCTCACCTCGTCCATCCTGTTCCTGACGACGGTGGCGCTGACCTACGCGGCGACCGGGACGGTCAACCTCGCCGACCTGTCGACCCGGACGGAGGACCTGCCCCCAGGGGTGCGGACGGCGCTGGCGTTGATGTTCCTCGTGGTGTTCGGCATCAAGGGCGCGGTCGTTCCGCTGCACATGTGGCTGCCGGACAGCTACCCGGCGGCCATCACGCAGATCACCGCCATCTTCGCCGCGCTGCTCACCAAGACGGCGGTGTACGCGCTGATCCGGACGCAGACGCTGCTGTTCCCCCAGCACGAGACGCGAGATCTGATGCTGGTGCTGGCCGCGGTGACGATGATCGTCGGGATGCTGGGGGCGCTCACCCAACAGGACATCCACCGGATCCTGTCGTTCACGCTGGTCGGGCACATCGGCTTCCTGGTGTTCGGGCTGGCCCTGTTCTCGGTCGCGGGGCTGGCCGGCGCGATCTTGTACCTCGTCCACCACATCGTGGTGCAGGCGACGTTGTTCCTGGTCAGCGACATCATCCAGGACGAGTCGGGCGAGATCAGGCTGGAACGCCTCGGGGGGCTGATGGGGGTCTCGGCGTTCAGCGCGGCGCTGTTCTTCGTGCCGGCGATGAGCCTGAGCGGGGTGCCGCCGATGTCGGGGTTCGTCGCGAAGCTGGCGTTGCTCCAGGCGGGGTTCGCCTCCGGCCGGGGCCTGGCGTACGCGGTGGCGGGTGTGGCGGTGCTGGCCAGTCTGCTGACGCTGGTGGCGATGAGCCGGATCTGGACGCTGGCCTTCTGGCGACTGCGGCCCCTGGTGTCGGCCACGCCGCCCCTGCATCCGGACGACGTGCCGGGCCCGTCCCGGCAGGAGCGGTACAGCCGGGGGCTGGTGCGCGGGGTGACCGTGTGCATGATCGCCTTCGGGTTGGCGGTCGCGGTGCTGGCGGGCCCGCTGGCGGAGTGGAGCGGGAAGGCGGCCACCGACCTGCTCGACCGCGGCGACTACCGGCGCTCCGTCCTGGAGGGGGACCGGCCGTGA
- a CDS encoding Na(+)/H(+) antiporter subunit C, translating to MSLVLLVVAGMLFAIGFHLLLQRSLVRVVVGFALLGHAANLALLLAGGPSGRPPLLGGKDPPGPGEMTDPLPQAMALTAIVITFGVTAFLLALAYRSWLFLGEDEVRDDLEDRRTEAEGGREERDEYGGTG from the coding sequence ATGAGCCTGGTCCTGCTCGTGGTGGCGGGGATGTTGTTCGCGATCGGGTTCCACCTGTTGCTGCAGCGTTCGCTCGTCCGGGTGGTGGTGGGGTTCGCGCTGCTCGGCCACGCGGCCAACCTGGCGTTGCTGCTGGCCGGGGGCCCGTCCGGCAGGCCGCCCCTGCTCGGGGGGAAGGACCCGCCGGGGCCGGGGGAGATGACCGATCCCCTGCCGCAGGCGATGGCCCTCACGGCGATCGTCATCACGTTCGGGGTGACCGCGTTCCTGCTCGCCCTCGCCTACCGGAGCTGGCTCTTCCTGGGGGAGGACGAGGTGCGCGACGACCTGGAGGACCGCCGGACCGAGGCGGAGGGCGGCCGCGAGGAACGCGACGAGTACGGCGGTACCGGATGA
- a CDS encoding monovalent cation/H+ antiporter complex subunit F: MNVVYAVTLALLSLAGVLAMLRLVRGPTPLDRIVALDVMAVLLVSGVAVKAAIFHSSANVASLVVIALLGFVGTVTAARLAGIRGRRG, translated from the coding sequence ATGAACGTCGTCTATGCCGTCACGCTGGCGCTGCTGTCCCTCGCGGGGGTGCTCGCCATGCTGCGGTTGGTGCGGGGGCCCACGCCGCTGGACCGCATCGTGGCGCTCGACGTGATGGCGGTGCTGCTGGTCAGCGGGGTCGCGGTGAAGGCGGCGATCTTCCACAGCTCCGCCAACGTGGCGTCGCTGGTGGTGATCGCGCTGCTCGGGTTCGTCGGCACGGTGACGGCAGCGCGCCTCGCCGGGATCCGGGGGCGGCGCGGATGA